ATCATACATACTCACAGTCGCAACAGCTTTTAATCTAGGATCGATCTTAGCTGCACTTATTACAAAACTACCGCTACCACAAACTCCAATTACACCAATATTATTTCTATCAACATACTGACGTGTTCCTAAGAAATCTACTGCGGCGCTAAAATCTTCGGCATACATATCAGGAAGAACCGCATTACGATGCTGTCCTTCACTCTCTCCCCAAAAAGATAAATCGATAGCTAAAGCTACAAATCCTCGTTGTGCCATATTTGAAGCATATACATCTGCACTTTGTTCTTTTACAGCTCCCATTGGATGTCCAACAATAATTGCAGGACTTTTTTCATTTTGCTTTATATTTTTTGGAATAAAAAGGTGCCCCGTAATCGCTAATTTATATTGGTTTTTAAAAGTAACCTTGTAAATTGTGACATTATCACTTACTTTAAAAGTTGTGAATTTTGTTGCTGTAATCTCTTCCATTTTTGTTTTATCTTTTTTGCTCTTTTGCGCGTAAGTTTCTCCGAACATTATAAGAGACATAATTATTAAAATTGAAATTCTTCTCATTTTACTTATTAATATTGTTAATAATTTTCAGAAATAGATTTAATAATCTTCGCAGGAATACCTCCTACAATAGTATTATCAGGAACATCTTTAGAAACAACTGAACCTGCAGCAACTATCGAATTTATACCTATTGTTACACCAGGGAGCACCGTAGCACCTACTCCAATCCAAGCTCCCTTTTTAATTACTATAGGTTGAGAAATTGTTGCCCTCCTTTCGGCTGGGTTAATAGGATGATTGGTTGTTATAAGATTTACCTTTGGACCAATAAGAACATCATCTTCAATAGTAATACCGCCCCTATCCATAAAAGTACAGGCGTGATTTACAAATACATTCTTTCCTATGTTAATATTTTCTCCAAAATCAGAATAGAAAGGTGGAATTACAAAAAAAGTTTTGTCTACTTCCTTACCAATTAATTCACTAAAAATAGCATTGATTTCTTGTATATCATCTGTTACAACAGTATTTAACTTTGCAGTAGTACGAATAGCTTTTTGAATGATCTTAAATAATTTAGGATATTCGGGATCATTTGGGTTAATTATTTCGCCAGATTTATCTCTTGTAAAAATTGAATTCGTTTCCATATTTGTTTGCATATATTAAGAATACAAAATTATGAGGAAACTAGATTTATCTAATAATAGGAATCAAACCTATAATTAAGAATTTCAAACCAAAGACAAACGGTAATTTTTAGGATTTGTTCCGGTATTCTTCTTAAAAAAATTATTGAAATAAGATGGATATTCAAATCCCAAAGCATAACCTATTTCGGCAATATTCCAGTCGGTATGCTGTAAAAGTGCTTTAGCTTCACTAATAATACGCTCAGAGATATGTGTTGTAGTTGATTTTCCCGTAACAGCCTTTACTACACGATTTAGATAATTAACATGTAACGATAATACATTTGAATAATCTTGAGCAGTTTTTAATTCAAGTGGTCTTTCGCTGGTTTCAATGGGAAATTGTCTTTCCAATAATTCGAAAAATACTGATGCAATTCGGGATTGCGCATTATTTGTATCAAGATAATTATCTGAAGGTTGCATTTTTAATGCCTCGTGAATTATTAAATTAATATAGTTACGAATCAAATCATCTTTAAAAGTATAATCTGTTTGTTGCTCTGCTATCATTTTCTGAAAGAGTGTATTCAAAAAATCCCTTTGCTCTTCGGTTATTTTTAGTATCGGCGTACCTCCAATCTTAAATAAAGATGAATGTTGCAAACTTTCAGAACGTTCAGATTTTAAAAATTCCTCAGAAAACAAGCATGTATAACCAATGTAGGTAGCCGAAATTGTTTCCCATGAATATGGAATATGCGGGTTGCCAAAAAATAAAACAGTCCCTTCTGCAGTAAAACTTTTATCCGCATAATGAATAATGCTTTGTCCTGTAGTCAAACAAATTTTATAAAAATCTTTACGACTATAATTACGAGTTGCATTACCATCACTTTCTATTTGAAACACATTAAAGCCTTTTAATTTTAGTTCAGTATTGAATTCTGAAATTGGGCGTGTGATTTTGTTTTGCATTTTACAAAGTTATAAAAAACAAACTTCAGTTCTATAATCTTCCTCTAATGAGATTAATTTGATTATAATTCATTCGATTATTACAAACCAAAAAAACTCCAAAATCAAATGACTTTGGAGTTTTAAACTTAACTAAATTTCTACAATCTAATTATAACTTTTAACTAAACAATATCTACTACAATCTTAGTATTTCCAGATCCATCGCTTACTGCAATATGTGCTTCTAATGCATTATCTAAAGTAAATTTTCGAGGATCAACAATAGGCTTAAGCTTACCATCTTCGATATACTGAGTTACTTTTTTAAGAATTTCTCCATGATGTTTTCTTCCTTCCCCAGTCAACATTGGCAGAAGAACAAATATTCCATGTAAGCTATTAGAACGTAGCGAACCAGTGGCCAAATTATGAGTCCCAAATGCGGCGCAACTACTTATATGTCCATAATGACGAATGGCTTTAAAAGAATCATCTAATATTGCTCCTCCTACGGTATCATATATAACATCAAACCCTTTTCCGTTGGTAAATTCAGTAACATAATCCTCAACTTTGGCAGTTGTATAATCGATTCCCTTCGCGCCTAAAGCTTCAACTGTTGCGATTTTAGATGGAGATGCAGTTGCAAATACCTCTGCTCCAAATATCTTAGCCAATTGTACTGCCATATGACCAACACCACCTGCACCACCTTGCACCAATACTTTATCACCTTCTTTTATAGTAAATCGATCAGCCAAACCTTCCCAAGCAGTTAAAACAGTAAGAGGAACAGCGGCGGCTTGTCTCATCGTTAGATTTTTAGGTTTTATTGCCAATAAATCAGCATCTACAGCAGTATATTCAGCAAGTGTACCTTGTAAACCAAGTACGCCTCCCGCCAATCCATATACCTCGTCTCCTACTTTAAATTTAGAAACGTTTTCGCCCACTGCTTCAATAATTCCTGCCAAATCAGTTCCCAAAACAGCCGGAAGCACAGGAGTAGCATAAGGTGCTTTTTCTATTCTGATTTTATTATCTATCGGATTTACTCCGCTTGCTATTATTTTAACCAATACTTCACCTTCTTTTGGAAAAGGCTTATCTATTTGACTGTCTGTAAAATCCGAATTATATGATTTTAATACTAACGCTCTCATTTTTGTTGACATAATAATTTAATTTTTTATTTGTTATTATCTTCGTAATCAGTATATTATTTTGACAGTACAAATATCTGAACAATTATTCAAGTCGAATTTTCTATACAGCTCTTTATTATGTTCTTTTTAGCTCATTATATAAATAAAGCCATTGGGTGTAATTATATTAAAACGTGGCTCACCTAAAAGCTAATTCTAGCTAATTCTAGCATCAGAAGGTGTTATTCCAAAATGTTCTTTAAAAATTCTAGAAAAGTGGGCCGTATTTTCAAATCCTAATGCATAACAGGTATCTGAAACTGAGAGTGAAGTGTTTTGCAAAAGCTCCTTCGCTTTTTCTAGCCTTCTTTTGCGAATCCAATCGGATGGCGGAATATTATAAATTGCTTTAAAGTCTCTTTTAAAGCTTGCAAGACTTCTGCCTGATAAATAAGCTAACTCTGGTAAAGAAATTGGTGAAGCATAATTGTCTTCCATTATACTAGATAAATCAAATTTCACAGGCTGTTTCATCTGTAATAATTGATGTAGAAGATGTTTGTCGGTACTTGAAATATCGTATAAAACTTCTAGAATTTTTAATTTTATTAATCCAGCATCTATATTTTCAATTTCATTAAAATACGGCTTTAGAGAAAACAAAAAACCTTGAATTCTTTCCTTAACAGGCTTTACCATTATTGAAACTTTTTCGGCTGTTTTGCAAGATTTTATCTCAGCCAATTTCATAAAGCTAAGAATACATTCGTCTTTTAGAAAAATCATTAAACTGTCATAGACATTTCCGTCAAGGACATCTCCCCTTTTATCAAACTCAATCAAACTTGCCTTTGGAAATAAAATCATTTCGTTTTTCCCAACAGTAAATTTAGAATTACCATATGTTAACGTGTTTTCTCCCTGAAGTACAAAAAGCAATAAGTGATCCTCCAAAAACATAGCGCCCTTACTTTGAACAGTATGAACGCAAGATTCTATTACAGAACAACCTCCAACTTCTAATACTCTTTTATTAAAAGGAGGTTTAACTAAATCGGTAGGAACTTTAATTGATTTCATAACTGTAAAGATAATTCAATCTTTTTGAAACCGACTTTACTATTTAGCTCAAATCGTTTTACTATTTAGTTCAAAAATTAAATAAACAGTCATAAAACAAAAAACAGTTGCAAGAACGTTCTTGCAACTGTTTAATGAAGATTATTAAGTTCTAGAAAAAGAAATAACCTACAGATAATTGAAATACTCCGTTTTTATTTTTACTAGATGAATTGTCTACATTATTAATATTAGTTAATCCTAGATTATATCTTGCACCAAAATTAAGTCCGTTGTCAAGCTTATAACCTAAGCCAAAATTAACACCAAAATCAAAAGTTTTGAACGAATCTTTTACATTTACACTTTCATTTTTAGCAGAAAATAAAAAACCTAATTGAGGTCCAGCTTCAACACTCAATCCTTTTGTTAAATAGTATTTTCCCATTAAAGGAATGTTCAGATAACTTAAGGCAATTGTATTATCTCCGAAACTATATCCCTGACCAGAATACATTAATTCGGGTTGAAAAGAGAACTTATCCGAAATAGGAATTTCTGACAAAACACCAAGATTAAATGACGTTACTCCGTCAATCCCTTTGGTATCATCTCCGCTGATAGATGCAAAGTTTAAACCTCCTTTTGCTCCAAATTTAATTTTTTGAGCATTAACATTTGTAAATCCTAAAACTGCAACAACAGCTAGTAATAAAAATTTTTTCATAAAAAATGATTTGAATTATTTGAATGCAAATTTGATACAAGCGAAAATAGAAAAGGTTTCAAAAGCTTAAAAATGTATAAAATGGTACTTATTTCTTAGTATTTTTATATTCATTGGGTGTTTGACCAGTAACTTTTTTAAAGGCTTTATAAAAAGTTGTTTTCGAAGTGAATCCAGATTCTAATCCCATCGTCAATAAATTATAGTTTTCATATTCAGAATTTGAAATCATTTCCTTAACAGCTTCAACTCGATATTGACTGATGTAATTAGCAAAGTTGTCTCCCGTTACTGTATTTACAATTTGTGAAACGTATCCAGCGCTTATGCCTAGTTTTTCAGCAACCTTTTCTCTATTTAATGTACTGTCAGTATAAATGTGCTGCTCTTTACATAGGAGTTCCAATTTCTGAAAATAAAGATTATCTACAGTGATAGATTCCCTATTTTCTTCTAGTAGACTATTATCTACAATTTGTAGATTGGCATACGAAATTACTGCATCATCATTTAGAAAACTAAAAATGGCTTCTTTGTTTTTAGCCAGTTTGTATTTGTAAATACCTATATAAGATGTCCAATGAATAATAAATGTTGCAGACAAAGCCAAAATATTCATAGCAGAAGAAATATCATATTCAAGAAATAATCCAGCTAGAGCAGTAATCAGAAAAGCGAAAATCATTGAAGAAACAATGGTCAATAATATAATTATCCATTCTTTTTCCTGTGTGTTTTTTAAATATTTTACCATAAAATAAGAGTAAAACAATAGAAACGGAATAAATGTAACGGCCAAAATAAGATGGATTAGACCTAGTATTCCGATTAAAGCCACGCTCGGCTCAGGTAAAGTATAAATTCCTGCAACAAAATCAAGATCACATATAACATTAAGAGCAACGGAATAAGCAAATGGAATAAAACATAAATATACTTTTTGCTTGCTTTTTACAGTATCATCAATCCGGTTTATGACAAATAAAAACAGGAAAGCTGGTAATAGAAATACCCACTCGATGTGATCTATAAATCGTAGGAAAGGATAGGGAGTAAATGCATCTTGTACCTCGAAAACATGATTCAGTAAAATAATTGAAAGTGTAAATAGTAGATATGCCAGATATTTATTCGAATTACTATTGAATAAGGAAGACTTTAAAATAAGTAAGCCTAAGACTATTCCTTGAAAAATCGCAATATTTAAAAGTGTTATATAAATCAATTTTTTAAAATAAAAGTTGTTTTTAAGATTTCATTTGGGCTATCATGGTAATTCATCACTTATTAAAGCTTAGCTCATTTCACAAGAATTAACAAAACGAAATTATGTTAATACTGTTGATTTTCTTACAAGGATTAAGAAATGATTAACTAAAATGACTTGAAATTTATAAAGAATATTGCAATACTGTTTTTTCATTTCAAACTATTGAAACACTATTATATAATGGAATCCCCTTACTTTAAGAGGTTTAAAACTTAACTACCACAATTTAAAGGATCAATACGAAAACCTGTAGAGTGACAAGGTTTTTTTTGTTTTATTTTTTTTTAACCACAATCTTGTCCTTCTGAGGAACGAAGACCCGAGCCTTGCGAATAGACGAAGTAATCTCCACACGAAACTAACGCAAAGTATTCCTAGATTGTCGAGCTACTAGGGGATAAATACATATGGTTGTGGAAAATATTAAAAAAATGTAATTTTTCGAACCATAAAAAACTCCTTAATTTCTTAAGGAGTTTTCAAATTGTGTGTTCCTTACGAACCTTTTTTTACAAGATCTGAAGAAAATTTATTTAAAATAAAGATTAGTATCTTATTGTTTGGTTTTGCTCATCTTCCCACTATTACTTATAACGTTCCCTTACTACAAGAGGTTTGGGGTTAAATTAAGCCTTATTTTCGGATTTGCCTAAACTTCCCAAATACAAGACTACTTTTTAATTATGCCAATTGCCCAAATCTATTGTAGCAAGTGTTAGTGGCTGGTTCTTTTCAATTTAGTTTCAATAAATGCTTCCAAGTTTTCAAACTTTTCTTCTCCAATTTCTTCTTTACTTAAAATATAGGATAATAGATGATTGTTAATCACATCAAGAAATAAATTTTCTTCAATAATTCTAAAACCACTAAATCCTTCCCATTTAATTTTCAAATCAAATTTATAGTCTTTGTAGCCGAAATAATCTTCGTTAAATTCCCAGATTGAGTTTTCACAGCTTTTTATTTGTTCTTCAACAACTTTATTAATGGCTTCCAAATATTTTCTTTTACTTCTGTTATATGCTACTTTTATTTTGTAAAATTCTAATATTCCATAAGCCCCCATTGCGATAAATACATAGCCAACATTTCCTTTTCCGTAAACAATTAGTGAGCCTAATAATATTCCAATAATCGATATTATTAGATTTCTTTTATAATTCTTTAGAGTTTTTAACCAATATAACTCAAAATTCATATTAAGTTGTTTTCTAGTAATGCTTTCTTTAAAAGGAAGGTCAAATTTCATATGTTTTTCTACGGTTTGGTT
The nucleotide sequence above comes from Flavobacterium branchiarum. Encoded proteins:
- a CDS encoding porin family protein; amino-acid sequence: MKKFLLLAVVAVLGFTNVNAQKIKFGAKGGLNFASISGDDTKGIDGVTSFNLGVLSEIPISDKFSFQPELMYSGQGYSFGDNTIALSYLNIPLMGKYYLTKGLSVEAGPQLGFLFSAKNESVNVKDSFKTFDFGVNFGLGYKLDNGLNFGARYNLGLTNINNVDNSSSKNKNGVFQLSVGYFFF
- a CDS encoding helix-turn-helix domain-containing protein, which gives rise to MQNKITRPISEFNTELKLKGFNVFQIESDGNATRNYSRKDFYKICLTTGQSIIHYADKSFTAEGTVLFFGNPHIPYSWETISATYIGYTCLFSEEFLKSERSESLQHSSLFKIGGTPILKITEEQRDFLNTLFQKMIAEQQTDYTFKDDLIRNYINLIIHEALKMQPSDNYLDTNNAQSRIASVFFELLERQFPIETSERPLELKTAQDYSNVLSLHVNYLNRVVKAVTGKSTTTHISERIISEAKALLQHTDWNIAEIGYALGFEYPSYFNNFFKKNTGTNPKNYRLSLV
- a CDS encoding sugar O-acetyltransferase; amino-acid sequence: METNSIFTRDKSGEIINPNDPEYPKLFKIIQKAIRTTAKLNTVVTDDIQEINAIFSELIGKEVDKTFFVIPPFYSDFGENINIGKNVFVNHACTFMDRGGITIEDDVLIGPKVNLITTNHPINPAERRATISQPIVIKKGAWIGVGATVLPGVTIGINSIVAAGSVVSKDVPDNTIVGGIPAKIIKSISENY
- a CDS encoding helix-turn-helix domain-containing protein, giving the protein MIYITLLNIAIFQGIVLGLLILKSSLFNSNSNKYLAYLLFTLSIILLNHVFEVQDAFTPYPFLRFIDHIEWVFLLPAFLFLFVINRIDDTVKSKQKVYLCFIPFAYSVALNVICDLDFVAGIYTLPEPSVALIGILGLIHLILAVTFIPFLLFYSYFMVKYLKNTQEKEWIIILLTIVSSMIFAFLITALAGLFLEYDISSAMNILALSATFIIHWTSYIGIYKYKLAKNKEAIFSFLNDDAVISYANLQIVDNSLLEENRESITVDNLYFQKLELLCKEQHIYTDSTLNREKVAEKLGISAGYVSQIVNTVTGDNFANYISQYRVEAVKEMISNSEYENYNLLTMGLESGFTSKTTFYKAFKKVTGQTPNEYKNTKK
- a CDS encoding zinc-dependent alcohol dehydrogenase family protein; protein product: MSTKMRALVLKSYNSDFTDSQIDKPFPKEGEVLVKIIASGVNPIDNKIRIEKAPYATPVLPAVLGTDLAGIIEAVGENVSKFKVGDEVYGLAGGVLGLQGTLAEYTAVDADLLAIKPKNLTMRQAAAVPLTVLTAWEGLADRFTIKEGDKVLVQGGAGGVGHMAVQLAKIFGAEVFATASPSKIATVEALGAKGIDYTTAKVEDYVTEFTNGKGFDVIYDTVGGAILDDSFKAIRHYGHISSCAAFGTHNLATGSLRSNSLHGIFVLLPMLTGEGRKHHGEILKKVTQYIEDGKLKPIVDPRKFTLDNALEAHIAVSDGSGNTKIVVDIV
- a CDS encoding helix-turn-helix domain-containing protein → MKSIKVPTDLVKPPFNKRVLEVGGCSVIESCVHTVQSKGAMFLEDHLLLFVLQGENTLTYGNSKFTVGKNEMILFPKASLIEFDKRGDVLDGNVYDSLMIFLKDECILSFMKLAEIKSCKTAEKVSIMVKPVKERIQGFLFSLKPYFNEIENIDAGLIKLKILEVLYDISSTDKHLLHQLLQMKQPVKFDLSSIMEDNYASPISLPELAYLSGRSLASFKRDFKAIYNIPPSDWIRKRRLEKAKELLQNTSLSVSDTCYALGFENTAHFSRIFKEHFGITPSDARIS